ACTCGGCATTGACTTCGGTGACGGTTCCGGAAACCGGGCTGTTCAACTCGCTGGCCGCTTTGACCGACTCAATGCTGCCCATTTCCCCGCCTTGCTCCACGGCGTCACCTACGGACGGCAGCTCGATGAACGTAATGTCACCAAGCTGGCATTGGGCGAAATCCGTGATGCCGACCAGGGCTTCCTGGTCGGTGACGCGGACCCATTCGTGGGACACCATATAGAGCAGATCACTGGGAATCATCAGATGCTCCTTGAATTAGGGGTAAAAGGTTCGCAACTTTTCAGCACACACGGTGTATGGTCATCCTCCAACACTGGATTCCGGCTTTCGCCGGAATGACGTAGCGTACCATGTCGTTTCAAGTCAGTCATACCGGCGAAGGCCGGTATCCAGTCCGAATATATCCCCGGATGAGCTGAGTAGTTACAAAGGTTCAGACTGTAACGTTTCAGCGTTTCGAGGCTCATAACGGTTCAAGGACGATTCTGGCAATATCAGGAGCCAGGGAAATGACCTGAAAAGGCGGCCTGCTGTGGACGGCCTCGGCTTGTTCCGGGCAGGAATCCGTTATCCAGACCGTTTGGAAATCCTCATTTTCCAGGTGGCACCAACAGCTGTTCGGAAAAACGCCGTGGGTGGCGAAGGCGCTGACTCGGGCCGCCCCTTTTTCCAACAACAGATTTTTGCATTCGATCAGAGTTCCGCCGGACATGATCAGGTCGTCCACGATGAGCACGTGCCGGTCCACCGGGTCGCCTTCCTTGATTAAGACCCCGCGCCGGTCGCCCCGGCGGGCTTTGAGGCAGACGATTTGCGGAAATTCTGGAAACAGTCGCCCGAACCGTTTCCAGGCGCCCTCGTCCGGAAAGGCGATGGACAGGTCTGGCTCGGCGCGAACCTGATCCTTGAGGAGGTGGACCGCAGTTTCCAGCCGGGGGATCACGCTGTCGGAAAAGTAGAATCGTTCCTGCAGGGCGTGGATGTCGTAGATCACGATCTGGGTCGGGCCGGACATGGTCAGGGGGATGTCCGAGAGCAGCCGGGCCAGGGTGGCCGCCGTGGCGATCTGGCCTTCTTCCTCCACCCGCTCCATGGTTCCTGTAGGAAAATAGGGCAGGATCAACTTGAAGGAGCGCACCGCGTAGCGGGGCAGTTCAAAGAGCACGGCCAATTGAGCGAACATCTCGCCGGGCGTGGTCAGGGTACTCAGGAAAGCCACGTCGCGGTTGCGCAATCCCGGTGCGTTCTCGATGCGCAGGTTGGGAAAGCCGTCCCGGAAATAGGACCAGTCGATCCGGCCCAGGGTGATTCGGTCGGGGTGGGCCGTGTGGATGCGCAGGGCCATTTCGGTCATTTGCGGACAGAAGAAAAGATGGATCATGATGGCTCCCGATGGTGGTCAAGGGCAGGGTCAAGAAGGAGGTCAAGGGAAGCGCTCAGGGCCTTAACTTCTCGGTCTGTCAACGGCCGGCTCGCACCGGGAGGGAGGTCGCCCAGGCGGATCGGTCCTTGGGAGACGCGTCGCAGGCGGATGATGTGCAGCCGCAGGTCGCGGCACATCCGGCGGACCTGGCGATTGACGCCTTGGCGGAGGGTCATTTCCAGGGTCACGGCGTTATCCGGTGTTCGGGGTGAGCGGTCCTCAATGATTCGCGCCCGAACCGGCGCGAGTTGGTCTCCTTCGGCCAGACGCATCCCGCCGAGCATGGTCGCCAGTTTTTCCGGGGTGACCCGGCCACGAACGCGGACATGGTAGACCTTGGGGTGTTCCCAGCGGGGATGCGTCATGCGCAGGGCCAGTTCGCCGTTCGTGGTCAGTAGCAGCAGGCCCTCGGAAAGCAGATCCAGCCGGCCCACGGGAAAAGGGCGGCGACCGCGGATGTCCGGCGCAAGCAGGTCGAGGACGGTTTTGCGGCCTTGGGGATCATGGGCCGTGGTGACGACGCCCAAAGGCTTGTGCAGGACCAGATAGAGGTGGTCGGACGGCTGGACTGGACCAAGGCGGATATCACGTCCGTGGACCCGGACATGGTCCACGGTTGGATCGACGCGGATTCCCGGCGAGTCGGCCACGGTTCCGTTGACCGTGACCGCCCCGGCCAGAATCAGGTCGTCCGCGGCCCGGCGGGAACAGAGCCCTGCCTGGGCCAGGGCCTTGTTCAGCCGGAGGGCATGGCCAGCCTGCATAGTGTTTGCCGCTGAATCCCGCATTCCAGAATCATTCATCCAGAGAGCATAGGTCCTGGTGAGCGGGGGGGTCAAGACTGGATTCCTTGAATCGCAGGAAATGGCTTGGAATGGCTACGTATCGCCAATCTCGTCATGCCCGCGAAGGCGGGCATCCAGGTCATACATGCCACAAGTTATTGATGGGTTCCGGTTTGACCACATGGCAAGTGCCGTCTATAGCCGTTGTTCGTTGTTCGTTGTTCGTTGTTCGTTGTTCGTTGTTCGTTGTTCGTTGTCATGCCGGAATTTTGGTCCGCGACCTGGGGGCGAACGGGGATGAAAACCGGCACTCGATTTTCTCTTGCAAAGATTGTACTCTCAATTTTTTATCGATTCTAAACTGTGGGGGATACATGCGTCGGAAAGCCATTGCCGGGGCGCTGATCCTGTTCTTGCTCGGTTTGTATTTCTTTCCCGGTGATGCACCCGTGGAACGGCGAACCGTCGGTCCCATCTCCGGCGCAGCGGACACGGACGTGAGCATGAGCGGCGTGGAGATGCGCCTGGGCCAGGAAGGGCGAACCCTTTGGACCCTGCGGGCTCTGTCCGCGTCCTACGACCAAGGCCAGCAGATGGTGCTGCTCAACGCCCCGACCATCGTAAAAAGCCTGGGTGGTCGGGACATTCCCGTGATCGTCAGCGCCCCCCTGGGGGAGGTGGATCAGGCTACCAGCGATATCCGGCTTTGGTCCGGAGTGCATATGGAACATGGTCCTACCTACCTCAATTCCGACGAGGCCGTTTTCGTCCAGATTGATGAAACTATATTTTTGCACGGGGACATCCTCCTCGACCGCCAGGGGCTGCAACTCCGCTCGCAGCGGGGTGACGTGGACCTGCACACCTGGGTGGTCAATGCCGAGGGCGGGGTGGAAGTCGTCATCGCCAAAGACAGTTTCACGCAAGGGTTGTAGATGAGAGCGCGGTTGTCACTGCAGCGGCTCTTTTGGCTCGCTTTTTCGGTCTTGCTAGCGCTGTTCCTCGTACCCGGCTGGAGCTGCGCCGCAGAGGATGACGAGGCCATTCCTACGCGGATAACAGCGGAGCGGCTACGTTACTCCCATCGCGACCACCAGATCGAGTTCATCGGAGATGTTCGGGTGGACAGGCCGAATTTTCAGCTGCGTTCGGAACGGCTGGTGGTTCTCCTGCGAACCCTGCCTCGGGAGGCTCGCCCCGAGGGCTTGTCGCCGGAGCAGGACATGGAGGCTCAAGTGGACATAGAAAAAATGATCGCCCTGGGCCAGGTCTTCTTGAAGCACGAGGATCGCGTCGGTCACGGCGATATGGCCACCTACTGGGTGGACCAGGGCGTCTTGCGCCTGGAGGGCAACGCACGGGTGGAAGAAGGCGGGACCCGATTGGAAGGCAACGTGATCACGCTCAATGTTGAAGAAAGAGAGGTGGATGTGCAGGGACGCACCGATCGGCGAGTGGAAGGAATGTTTCTTTTGCCTCGGGAACAGGGGGCGCGGTGAAGGCCCTTCTCTCCGGCAAGAATCTGCGCAAAAGCTTCGGCCAGAAAGAGGTGGTCCGGGATATTTCCATCCGGGTCGAGCAGGGAGAGATCGTCGGCCTTTTAGGCCCCAACGGAGCCGGGAAGACCACCACGTTCTACATGCTGGTCGGGGTGATAAAGCCCACCAACGGGGTGGTGGACCTGGACGGAAGGCGGATCACCACCTGGCCGCTGCATGAACGAGCCCGGTTGGGGTTGAGCTACCTGCCCCAGGAAAGTTCAGTCTTCAAAAAGCTGACCGTGATGCAGAATCTGCAAATCATTCTGGAGTACACGGACTTCACCCCGGCCATGCAGCGCAAAAAGGCCGAGGCCCTGTTGGAGGAACTGGGCATCGCCAAGCTGGCCGACCAGAAGGCCATGTTTCTCTCCGGCGGGGAGCGCCGCCGCCTGGAAATCGCCCGAGCCCTGATCCGCAATCCAAAATTTATGTTGCTGGACGAACCCTTCGCGGGCATCGACCCCTTGGCCGTGGACGACATCCAGGAGATCGTCATGTCCCTCAAGGAGCGGGGGATCGGGGTGTTGATTTCGGATCACAACGTCCATGAAACGCTGAAGATTTGCGACAGGGCGTCCATCGTCTTCGAAGGACGGGCCATTTTTGAAGGGTCGCCGGAGGCCATCGTGGCCGACCCCATCGCTCGGAAGGTCTATCTCGGTGAGGACTTTTGCTTATGATTGATCAACAATCGGGAATGGCGTTCCAACTGTTCAGCCCGGTCATGGAGGCGAGAACGCGACATGGCTCTTGAACTGCGCCAGCAACTGAAGTTGACGCAGCAGTTGGTGATGACCCCCCAACTGCAACAAGCCATTAAGCTGCTTCAGCTTTCCAGGCTGGAGTTGGTGGAAAGCATCCAGCAAGAATTGTTGGAAAACCCTGTGTTGGAAATCGTGCCGGAAAGCATTGACGAGACGGTGGAAGCCCCGAAAAAGGATCCCGCGGAGAGCCGGTTCCAGTCCGTCAACGTCGAGGAGCCCCGGCAACTTCACGATTCTGAGTGGCAGGACTACCTGGGAGAATTTTCCAGCATCAGTCGACAGATCCAGGGCCGGGACTGGGAAATCCCGGAAGAGGGAATGAGTTTCGAGGCCCGGCTGGCCGGCAAGTCCACGCTGATTGGCCATCTTTCCTGGCAGTTGCGGCTTTCCGCCCTGTCGGAACGGGAACTGGCCGTCAGCGAGGTGATCCTTGGCAACCTGGATGCCGTGGGGTATCTTTGCGAGTCCATTGAGGACATCGCCGCCATGGCTGGGTGCGAGGCGGAGGAGGCGGAGCGGATCCTGCGGATCATGCAGCGCCTGGACCCCGTGGGGGTCTGCGCAAGAAATCTGCGGGAGTGCCTGCTGGTCCAGATGGACGAACTGGGGCTGGACGACCCGATTCTGGTCTCCCTGGTCAAGGACCATCTTGAGGAGCTGGAAAAGCGGCGCTACAAGCCGTTAGCCAAAAAGTTCAAGCTTTCCATGGAGGAAATCAAGCATTACCTGGACTGCATTCAGCGCCTGGACCCCATGCCCGGCAAAAGCTTCGGCTCCGAGGACCCTCAGTTCACCAGCCCGGACGTTTACATCCTCCAGCACGGCGGCGATTTCATCGTGGTTCTGAACGAGGACGAGATACCGGGCTTGATGATCAACGAGGCCTACGCCAAGGAGCTGTCTGTTCACGACAAGGGGGTCAAGGACTATATTCAGGAAAAGGTCCGATCCGCCCACTGGTTGATGAAAAGCCTGTACCAGCGCCAGCGGACCCTGCATAAGGTCGCCGAAAGCATTGTTCGGTTCCAGATCGAATTTTTCCGTCACGGGGTGACGCATCTGAAGCCGATGATTCTCAAGGACGTGGCCCTGGATATCAACATGCACGAGTCCACGGTCAGCCGGATAACGACAAGCAAATACATGAGCACGCCCCACGGAACGTATGAACTGAAATTTTTCTTCAACAGCGCCTTGGGTATGGACGACGGCTCGGAAGCCGGATCGGAAAGCGTCAAGGCGGAGATCAAGAAGCTGATTTCTGAAGAGGACCCCAAGCGTCCACTCAGCGACGAACTGATCTCGCAACTTTTGAAGAAGTCCCTGGGCGTCAACATCGCTCGCCGGACCGTAGCCAAGTATCGCATGGCGCTGAACATCGAGTCGTCTTCCAAGCGCAAGGCCATTTTTTAACCTTCGCAGACGCTCCCAACGGAGCGAACAACCTCAAACCAACCCAGAACCTGTTTTATTTCGGAGGTGTCGCATGGAAATAACTTTTACATTCAAGAATTTCGAGCCGTCCAATCACCTCAAGGGCTACGCCCGCGAGCGCTTCAATAAGATCAACCGCTACCTGCGTCCTGAAGATCAGGGCGAGCTGGCCGTCAACCTTTCCGTGGAAAAGTATCGCCATATGGCCGAGGTGGTCCTCACGGGCAAGGACATGCATTTCTCCGCCACCACCGAAAGCGAGGACATGTACTCCACCATCGACCTGGTCCTGGACAAGCTCGAGGCTCAGGTGCGCAAGATCAAGGAGAAGAACAAGGACCATCGTCGCGGCCAGAAGAACCAGCCCGCCCGGGTGGACGTGATCACCTTCACTCAGGATGAGACCGGCAAGAGGGCACAGACCATCACGGAAACCGACAACTTCGAGCCCAAGCCTATGTCCGTGGATGAAGCGGCCATGCAGCTGGAAGCCCTGGGCAACGAGTTTCTGGTTTTCTTTAACGCGGACATCGAGCGCGTCAACGTCATCTACCGTCGTAAAAGCGGCGACTTCGGTCTGATCGACCCGGGAATCTAATCGATGGTCCTCAGGGATTTCTTGAGCAAGGACTTGCTGCTCCCCGAGTTGCAAGCCAAGAACAAGACGGAAGTGCTGGCGGAATTGGTCGCCGTCCTGGCCCAAAAGGAGCCGAGCCTGGACGCCGAGGCGGCTTTTAGGGTGCTGAAGGACCGGGAAAGCCTCGGGAGCACGGGCATCGGCGAGGGATTGGCCATTCCCCACGGCAAGCTGGAGGGGCTGGAGCGGATCGTGTTGGTGGTCGGGCGCAGTTCCGAGGGCGTGGATTTCGACGCCCTGGACCACAAGCCGTGCCATATTTTTTTCATGGTTCTGGCCCCGGAACAAGTCGCCGGGATGCACCTGCGCATCCTGGCGTCCATTACCCGGCTGCTCAAGGACGAGGCCTTTCGGCACGCCTTTCTTACGGCCCAGGACAAGGAGCTTTTCTGGGACGCCCTCAATTCGGCGTGATGGTGTTTGAACCGTCCACACCGTAGGGGCACGGCGCGCCGTGCCCCTACGGTGTCCGCGTCCTTGGACACGGGTACCGCGTGCCCAAGGACGCGAAAAGAGGCAAAGAGCAATGAGCGTGGATCATCCGCGAAAACCGAGCGAACTCTCTCTGGTCATGATCGCCGGACAGTCCGGGGCCGGAAAAAGCACGGTTTTGAACGTCTTCGAAGATTTGGGGTATTATTGCGTGGACGGCCTGCCGGCCGGACTGGCCGGACAGTTGCTGACTCTGTCCGATGAGATGAAGCTGGATCAGTACGCCGGGGTGGCCTTGGGGCTGGATGTGCGGCAACCGGACTTCGCCCTGCAATGGGAGCAGTTCGTGGAGCGGATGGATCAGGCCGGGATGAGCCCGAAGCTGGTCTTTCTGGAAGCTCGAGACGCCGTGCTGATCCGGCGCTACGCCACCACCCGCCGCCCTCATCCTCTGGAAGCCCAGGGCATGGGTTTGGACCAAGCTATCTGCCGGGAACGAATCATGCTGGAGGGGCTGCGCAAGCATGCCGACTTGGTGGTGGACACGTCGGACTTTTCCATCCATGAACTGCGGCGGGTGTTTCAGGAGAAATGGCCTCTGGATCAGAATCTTGGCGAAGGAATGCGCATTCATTTGATTTCCTTCGGCTTCAAGTATGGCGTTCCTCTGGAGGCGGATCTGGTCTTTGATCTACGGTTTCTGCCCAATCCCTACTTCGTTCCGGAACTGCGTCCCTTGTCCGGCCTGGACGAGTCCATTGTCCGTTACGTGCTGAACGACGATCCGGGAAGGGACTTCATCGGGCGATTCGAGGATTTTTTGCGGTACCTGCTGCCGTTGTACGCGGTGGAAGGCCGATATCGGTTGACCATGGCCCTGGGATGTACCGGAGGGCGGCATCGTTCGGTGGCCGTGTCCCAGGCCGTATTGACCTCGCTGACGACCGCCGGTTTTTCCGTTACCATTGAACATCGTCACCTGAATCTGGGATGAACCCGGATTTCAGTTTTTTCGGGAGCATGCGGTGATTGGAGTCGTGTTGGTCACGCATACGGAGTACGGAGCTTACCTGCTCAAGGCCGCGGAGCTGATTCTCGGGCCCCAGCAGGATTGCTATTTCGTGAGCGTGGACGTAACCAAGGAAGTGGAGAAGTCCCTTTCGGAGATCAGAAAAAGCGTCAAAAGCGCGGATCACGGCCCGGGAGTGGTCATTCTGACGGATATGTTCGGCGGGACGCCGACGAATTTGAGTCTGTCGCTGCTGAACAAAAATGAGCATCAGTTGGAAGTGATCACCGGAGTGAATCTGCCAATGTTGCTGCGCGTCCTCGGTTCGCGCAAGTTGTCCTTGGCCGAACTGGCCAAAGAGGCCAAGGCGGCCGGATCCCAGGGGATCGTCGTCGCGGGGGACCTGTTGCGCAGCAAGGTGGCCAAGGAGTAGGCCGGAGCGGTCATGAACTGGGTGCGCATCGACAATCGTCTGGTCCACGGGCAGGTCATCGAAGCCTGGATGCCGTATCTGGGCGCCAGGAATATTCTCGTGGTCAACGACGAACTGGCCGACGACGATATGCGTCAGGAGATCATCCGCTTGGCCGTGCCCAGCGGCGTGGAGCTCTCCTTTGTCGGGGTTGATCGTATTTCCACGCATCTGGATGAGCACGGTCGGATTATCCATCCGCGGGACTACACGCTGCTGCTATTC
The nucleotide sequence above comes from Desulfonatronum sp. SC1. Encoded proteins:
- a CDS encoding PTS sugar transporter subunit IIA, with amino-acid sequence MIGVVLVTHTEYGAYLLKAAELILGPQQDCYFVSVDVTKEVEKSLSEIRKSVKSADHGPGVVILTDMFGGTPTNLSLSLLNKNEHQLEVITGVNLPMLLRVLGSRKLSLAELAKEAKAAGSQGIVVAGDLLRSKVAKE
- a CDS encoding LptA/OstA family protein produces the protein MSLQRLFWLAFSVLLALFLVPGWSCAAEDDEAIPTRITAERLRYSHRDHQIEFIGDVRVDRPNFQLRSERLVVLLRTLPREARPEGLSPEQDMEAQVDIEKMIALGQVFLKHEDRVGHGDMATYWVDQGVLRLEGNARVEEGGTRLEGNVITLNVEEREVDVQGRTDRRVEGMFLLPREQGAR
- a CDS encoding PTS sugar transporter subunit IIA; this encodes MVLRDFLSKDLLLPELQAKNKTEVLAELVAVLAQKEPSLDAEAAFRVLKDRESLGSTGIGEGLAIPHGKLEGLERIVLVVGRSSEGVDFDALDHKPCHIFFMVLAPEQVAGMHLRILASITRLLKDEAFRHAFLTAQDKELFWDALNSA
- a CDS encoding phosphoribosyltransferase family protein, giving the protein MIHLFFCPQMTEMALRIHTAHPDRITLGRIDWSYFRDGFPNLRIENAPGLRNRDVAFLSTLTTPGEMFAQLAVLFELPRYAVRSFKLILPYFPTGTMERVEEEGQIATAATLARLLSDIPLTMSGPTQIVIYDIHALQERFYFSDSVIPRLETAVHLLKDQVRAEPDLSIAFPDEGAWKRFGRLFPEFPQIVCLKARRGDRRGVLIKEGDPVDRHVLIVDDLIMSGGTLIECKNLLLEKGAARVSAFATHGVFPNSCWCHLENEDFQTVWITDSCPEQAEAVHSRPPFQVISLAPDIARIVLEPL
- the lptB gene encoding LPS export ABC transporter ATP-binding protein; its protein translation is MKALLSGKNLRKSFGQKEVVRDISIRVEQGEIVGLLGPNGAGKTTTFYMLVGVIKPTNGVVDLDGRRITTWPLHERARLGLSYLPQESSVFKKLTVMQNLQIILEYTDFTPAMQRKKAEALLEELGIAKLADQKAMFLSGGERRRLEIARALIRNPKFMLLDEPFAGIDPLAVDDIQEIVMSLKERGIGVLISDHNVHETLKICDRASIVFEGRAIFEGSPEAIVADPIARKVYLGEDFCL
- the gcvH gene encoding glycine cleavage system protein GcvH, whose protein sequence is MIPSDLLYMVSHEWVRVTDQEALVGITDFAQCQLGDITFIELPSVGDAVEQGGEMGSIESVKAASELNSPVSGTVTEVNAELDGAPEKINQDPYGAGWMIRVRLSVPPQGLLSPEEYKAIAECNDE
- the raiA gene encoding ribosome-associated translation inhibitor RaiA → MEITFTFKNFEPSNHLKGYARERFNKINRYLRPEDQGELAVNLSVEKYRHMAEVVLTGKDMHFSATTESEDMYSTIDLVLDKLEAQVRKIKEKNKDHRRGQKNQPARVDVITFTQDETGKRAQTITETDNFEPKPMSVDEAAMQLEALGNEFLVFFNADIERVNVIYRRKSGDFGLIDPGI
- a CDS encoding pseudouridine synthase; translation: MTPPLTRTYALWMNDSGMRDSAANTMQAGHALRLNKALAQAGLCSRRAADDLILAGAVTVNGTVADSPGIRVDPTVDHVRVHGRDIRLGPVQPSDHLYLVLHKPLGVVTTAHDPQGRKTVLDLLAPDIRGRRPFPVGRLDLLSEGLLLLTTNGELALRMTHPRWEHPKVYHVRVRGRVTPEKLATMLGGMRLAEGDQLAPVRARIIEDRSPRTPDNAVTLEMTLRQGVNRQVRRMCRDLRLHIIRLRRVSQGPIRLGDLPPGASRPLTDREVKALSASLDLLLDPALDHHREPS
- a CDS encoding PTS sugar transporter subunit IIB, encoding MNWVRIDNRLVHGQVIEAWMPYLGARNILVVNDELADDDMRQEIIRLAVPSGVELSFVGVDRISTHLDEHGRIIHPRDYTLLLFATCGDVQRAVQAGFALTTVNIGNLHYSPGKQQLCPHVALSNEDIGCLKAFAKRGIHLDFRCVPNDSTQVKTSWWG
- the rapZ gene encoding RNase adapter RapZ, with amino-acid sequence MSVDHPRKPSELSLVMIAGQSGAGKSTVLNVFEDLGYYCVDGLPAGLAGQLLTLSDEMKLDQYAGVALGLDVRQPDFALQWEQFVERMDQAGMSPKLVFLEARDAVLIRRYATTRRPHPLEAQGMGLDQAICRERIMLEGLRKHADLVVDTSDFSIHELRRVFQEKWPLDQNLGEGMRIHLISFGFKYGVPLEADLVFDLRFLPNPYFVPELRPLSGLDESIVRYVLNDDPGRDFIGRFEDFLRYLLPLYAVEGRYRLTMALGCTGGRHRSVAVSQAVLTSLTTAGFSVTIEHRHLNLG
- the rpoN gene encoding RNA polymerase factor sigma-54, whose product is MALELRQQLKLTQQLVMTPQLQQAIKLLQLSRLELVESIQQELLENPVLEIVPESIDETVEAPKKDPAESRFQSVNVEEPRQLHDSEWQDYLGEFSSISRQIQGRDWEIPEEGMSFEARLAGKSTLIGHLSWQLRLSALSERELAVSEVILGNLDAVGYLCESIEDIAAMAGCEAEEAERILRIMQRLDPVGVCARNLRECLLVQMDELGLDDPILVSLVKDHLEELEKRRYKPLAKKFKLSMEEIKHYLDCIQRLDPMPGKSFGSEDPQFTSPDVYILQHGGDFIVVLNEDEIPGLMINEAYAKELSVHDKGVKDYIQEKVRSAHWLMKSLYQRQRTLHKVAESIVRFQIEFFRHGVTHLKPMILKDVALDINMHESTVSRITTSKYMSTPHGTYELKFFFNSALGMDDGSEAGSESVKAEIKKLISEEDPKRPLSDELISQLLKKSLGVNIARRTVAKYRMALNIESSSKRKAIF